In the genome of Dermacentor andersoni chromosome 3, qqDerAnde1_hic_scaffold, whole genome shotgun sequence, one region contains:
- the LOC129387230 gene encoding uncharacterized protein — protein sequence MIRACILLALASSAFAGYLPTYGVGHALTGVSYGVAPAASYAVSAPAVTRTVSTTYQAALVVAAAPAVATYAAAPAVTRVYQSAPVVAAAPAVATVAAAPAVSRVTTYTQAAPVVAAAPAVTRVYQSAPVVAAAPAVSRVTTYTQAAPVVAAAPAVTRVYQSAPVVAAAPAVATVAAAPAVSRVTTYSQAAPVVAAAPAVTRVYQSAPVVAAAPAVSRVTTYAQAAPVVAAAPAVTRVYQSAPAVATYAAAPAVSRVTTYTQAAPVVAAAPAVTRVYQSAPVVAAAPAVSRVTTYTQAAPVVAAAPAVATTYAAAPVATVAAAPAVSAVTTYHQAAPAVATYAAAPAVTAVHAAPAVATTTVHHAPAVATVAHAAPAFAIYQATPVYGYGVGSLGYGAGSYALGHGFGVYGLNYGYGLGTPFDYTTLLRRKK from the exons ATTCGTGCTTGCATCCTCCTGGCTCTCGCCAGCAGCGCTTTCGCTGGCTACCTCCCAACCTACGGTGTCGGCCACGCCCTCACTGGCGTTAGCTATGGCGTGGCTCCCGCTGCCAGCTACGCCGTTTCCGCTCCAGCCGTGACTCGCACTGTCTCCACTACTTACCAAGCTGCTCTAGTCGTGGCTGCTGCTCCAGCTGTCGCCACTTACGCCGCCGCCCCAGCTGTCACCAGGGTGTACCAGTCTGCTCCAGTGGTGGCTGCCGCACCAGCTGTCGCCACTGTCGCCGCCGCTCCAGCTGTGTCCCGCGTGACCACATACACCCAGGCCGCACCAGTCGTCGCCGCTGCCCCAGCCGTCACTAGGGTGTACCAGTCTGCTCCAGTTGTTGCTGCTGCTCCAGCTGTGTCCCGCGTTACCACCTACACCCAGGCTGCTCCAGTTGTCGCTGCTGCTCCCGCTGTCACCAGGGTTTACCAGTCTGCTCCAGTGGTGGCTGCCGCCCCAGCTGTCGCCACTGTCGCCGCCGCTCCAGCTGTGTCCCGCGTGACCACCTACAGCCAAGCTGCTCCAGTCGTTGCCGCTGCCCCAGCTGTCACTAGGGTGTACCAGTCTGCTCCAGTTGTTGCTGCTGCTCCAGCTGTGTCCCGCGTGACCACCTATGCCCAGGCTGCTCCAGTTGTGGCTGCTGCTCCCGCTGTCACCCGGGTGTACCAGTCTGCTCCAGCTGTTGCCACTTATGCCGCTGCGCCAGCTGTGTCCCGCGTGACCACCTACACCCAGGCTGCTCCAGTTGTCGCTGCCGCCCCAGCTGTCACCAGGGTCTACCAGTCTGCTCCAGTTGTTGCTGCTGCCCCAGCTGTGTCCCGCGTCACCACCTACACCCAGGCCGCTCCAGTCGTCGCTGCTGCTCCAGCTGTTGCTACCACCTACGCCGCTGCCCCAGTCGCCACTGtcgccgctgctccagctgtgTCTGCAGTGACCACCTACCACCAGGCTGCTCCAGCTGTCGCCACCTACGCCGCTGCCCCAGCTGTCACTGCCGTCCATGCTGCCCCAGCTGTTGCCACTACCACCGTCCACCACGCCCCAGCTGTCGCCACCGTCGCCCACGCTGCCCCAGCTTTCGCTATCTACCAGGCCACCCCAGTCTACGGCTACGGTGTTGGAAGCCTTGGCTACGGCGCGGGAAGCTATGCCCTGGGTCACGGATTTGGTGTCTATGGCCTGAACTACGGCTATGGTCTTGGCACTCCCTTCGACTACACCACCCTCCTCCGCAGGAAGAAAT ga